The following DNA comes from Leifsonia sp. 1010.
ACGCCCGGCGGCACGATCGTCGAGGCCACCAGCGGCAACACCGGCATCGCGCTCGCCATGGTCGGTGCGGCGCGAGGCTACAAGGTCATCCTCGCGATGCCCGAGACCATGAGCAAGGAGCGCCGGGTGCTGCTGCGCGCGTTCGGCGCCGAGATCGTGCTCACCCCGGGCCCCGACGGGATGCGCGGAGCGGTCGAGACGGCGCAGGACATCGTCGCGAAGACGGACAACGCCATCTGGGCTCGGCAGTTCGCCAACGAGGCCAACCCGGCCATCCACCGTGCGACCACGGCGGAGGAGATCTGGGAGGACACCGCCGGCGAGGTCGACATCTTCGTCGCGGGCGTCGGCACCGGCGGCACGATCACGGGCGTCGGTCAGGTGCTCAAGGAGCGCAAGCCCGGCGTGAAGGTGGTCGCCGTCGAGCCGCTCGACTCGCCCATCCTGAACGGCGGGAAGCCCGGACCGCACAAGATCCAGGGGATGGGCGCGAACTTCGTGCCCGAGATCCTCGACACCACGGTGTACGACGAGGTCGTCGACGTCTCGTTCGACGACGCACTGGACATCGCGAAGCGGCTCGCCAGCGAGGAGGGCATCCTCGCCGGCATCTCGTCGGGAGCCATCATCTGGGCGGCGCTGCAGCTCGCCAAGCGTCCCGAGAACGCGGGCAAGACCATCGTCGCGATCGTGTGCGACACCGGCGAGCGGTACATCTCCACGCCGCTCTGGGCCGACCTGCTGGACTGAACGGGGTGCCGATCTTCCGAGCGCGCGAGGACATCCGCAACGCGCGCAGGCACGACCCTGCGGCCCGTAACGGGTTCGAGGTCGCCACGGCGTACTCCGGCTTGCACGCGGTGTGGTCGTACCGCGTCGCCCACCGGTTGTGGCGGTCCGGCCTCCGGACGCCGGCGCGGCTGCTGTCGCAGTTCACCCGTTTCCTGACCGGGATCGAGATCCACCCGGGCGCGCGCATCGGCCGCCGCTTCTTCATCGACCACGGGATGGGCGTCGTCATCGGCGAGACGACATGGATCGGCGACGACGTCATGCTCTATCACGGCGTCACGCTGGGCGGCCGGGGGAGCGGGCACGGCAAACGGCATCCCACGGTGGAGGACGGCGTGATCGTCGGCGCCGGTGCGAAGGTGCTCGGCGCGATCACGATCGGTGCGCGCTCGGTGATCGGGGCGAACGCCGTCGTCACGCGGGATGCGCCGGCCGACTCGCTGCTCGTCGGCGTGCCCGCGCATCCCCGTCCCCGCTCGGGCCACGAGCAGATCGCGGGCGACGACTGGATCGACCCCGCCATCTACATCTAACCCGTTCCGCCCACCGTCGAGTCCACGAATTTTGCACACTCGCGCCGCGCGTCGTGTGCAAAGTTTGCGGACTCGACGGCGGGGACGGGAGACGCGAGACGGGAGGACGCGAGATGCGGGGTCAGCGGGCGGCGCGCTCGCGGGCGCGCGCGATTGCCTCGCGCTCGTGCTTGCGGGCCTCGCGCAGCCGCGACTCGGCCTCGCGGCGCGCCTTCGCCGCCTCGCGAACCGCCTTGTCGCGCGGGATCGGCTCCGGTCGCTCCTCGTAGGGGGTCACCGGCTCGCCGCTCCGCCGCGCGGCGACGTAAGTCTCGATGCCGTCGAGGATGCGCTCCAGGCCAAACGCGAAGTCGTCCTGGTCGTCCGCGCCGTCCGAGTCCGCGTAAGCACCGGATGACACGAGCGGCGCCAGGTCCGGGAAACGTTCGGGCGTGACCAGCTCGGCGAGCGCGGCGGTGAACGCCTCCCCGCGGGCGGGTGGCGCGTCCGCGGAGCGCGAGCGGCTCACATCCCGCTCCACGATGGCGACCGCTCGCGCGTACGACGACAGCAGCAGCGCCGTCGACATCTTCTCGGCGTCCGTGAGGGGCAGGCCGCGCATCTCACGGAGCCCCCAGTCGAGCACGGCCAGATTGTTGGGCATCAGCGGGATGCCGCTGATCGGGATGTCGGGGAACCACGGGTGCGCCTGGATCACCTCGATGCTCGCCATGGCCCACCGCCGCAGACCGGCACGCCAGTCGTGATCCGAGCCGTCCGTGCGCGAGCCTTCCTGGCTGACAGTGTCGCCGCGCCGCGCCAGCTCGTCGTCCGGCGGGATCGGGATGGCGCAGACCGCATCCTGCATCAGAGCGAGCACGTCGTCTTTGCTGGTGACGTAGCGGTAGAGCGACATCGTCGTGAAGCCGAGGTCGCCCGCGATGCGGCTCATGGAGACGGCACCGAGGCCGTCGGCGTCCGCGATCTCGATGGCCGTGTCGATGATGCGCTCGATACTCAGCTCACGCTTGGGTCCGCGCTGGGGATGCTCCGCGACGCCCCAACTGAGCGCGACGGCACGGGGGAGGACGTCCTCGACGTCGTCGGCCATGGTCCCGCCCTTCTGCTGCCGCGCGCCGGATCTTCGCGATCCGGTGTTGACACTCATCCTAGGACTGTGTATCACTTAAACAGTTGTTTATGGCATAAACAGTTTAGGCAGCATACAGAAGGGAAAGTCCGATGAACGGAACAGCGATCGAGGTGATCGGCCTCCGTAAGTCCTTCGGGGAGCAGACGGTCCTCGACGGCATCGACCTGCGCGTGCGGTCGGGAAGCGTCTTCGCGCTGCTCGGGCCGAACGGTGCGGGCAAGACGACGCTGATCACTATCCTGTCGACCTTGGTCCGGCCCGGCGCCGGAAGCGTCACGGTCGCCGGCCATGACGTGGCCGCCGAGCCCGAGGAAGTACGGCGCGCCATCAGCGTGACCGGCCAGTCCGCGGCGGTCGACGGCGTGCTCACCGGGGAGGAGAACCTGCGGATGATGGCACGCCTCTCCGGCTTCACCGCCTCCGAGTCGCGCCGCAGGGCCAGCGAGCTGATCGACGCGTTCGATCTGGCCTCGGCGGCACGCAAGCGCGTCAAGACCTACTCCGGCGGGATGCGACGGCGCCTCGACCTGGCGCTCAGCCTGGTCGCGACGCCGCCGGTCATCTTCCTGGACGAGCCGACGACCGGCCTCGACACCCGCAGCCGGCAGGCGCTGTGGGACATCATCCAAGACCTGGCACGCCGCGGAACCACCATCCTGCTCACCACGCAGTACCTCGAGGAGGCCGACCAGCTGGCCGACCGGATCGCGGTCCTCGACCACGGCACGATCGTCGCGGAGGGCACCGCTACCGAGCTGAAGGCGCGCGTCGGCGGCGAGGTCGTCGAGCTCCGCGACGCTCACGGCGAGATCGTGCGCGAGGTGCCGACCGACGGAAGCGTCGAGGCCCTCCGCGACGCGATCGACACGCTCGACGCCCTCCGCGTCCCCGGAGCCTCCATCGGCATCCGCAAGCCGTCGCTCGACGACGCCTTCCTCGCCCTGACCGGGCAGTCCGCCCAGAACGTCCCCCAAAAAACCTCGACCGAGAAGGAGGTCGTCCGATGACCGCTCTCACCGTCCCCGTCCGCCCGGCGCGGCGGGTCTCGCGCCTCACCAGCACCCTCGTCTTCGTGGGCCGCAGCGTCCGTCACTCGCTCCGTGACGTGGACGCGCTCACCATGGCCATCGCACTTCCGGTGATCCTCATGCTGCTGTTCACATTCGTGTTCGGCGGCGCCATCGACCGCTCAGGGGACTACGTCCAGTACGTCGTGCCCGGCATCATCCTGCTGTGCGCCGGTTTCGGGGCGTCCAGCACGGCGGTGGATGTGGCCAACGACATGAGCGACGGCATCGTCGACCGCTTCCGGACGATGCCGCTGCGGTCCCGCGGCGTCGTGACGGGCCACGTGGTGGCGAGCCTTCTGCGCAACCTGGTGGCGACCGGCGTCGTCATCGGCGTCGCCCTGCTGCTGGGCTTCCGCCCGACCGCCGATGTCGCCCAGTGGATCGGCGCGCTGGCGATCGTCGCCCTGTTCATCCTCGCGATCACCTGGCTGTTCGCCGCCATCGGCCTCGCGGCGAAGAGCCCGACCGCGGCGAGCGGGTACGGCTTCGCCGTGCTGTTCCTGCCGTACCTGTCGAGCGCGTTCGTGCCGACGGACACGATGCCGGACTGGCTGCGGTGGGTGGCGGAGAACCAGCCGATCACCCCGATCATCGAGACGATCCGCGCCCTGCTCTTCGGCCGCGACCCCGGCTCGGACCTGTGGTGGGCGCTCGGCTGGTGCGCTCTCATCGTCGCCGCGGCCTACGTCTGGGCCGCCTGGCTCTTCCGCCGCTCCGCCGGCCGCCGCTGACCCCGCTCCCACCGTTCCAAGCCAACAGCTCCTGAGTTTTTCCGCCCGACACGCCGTGCGCGGGGCGAAAAACTCAGGAGCTGTTGGCTTGGGGAGGCGAAGAGGGGGAGCGGGTCAGCGGGCGGCGAAGGCGTGGAGGGCGTCGAGCATGCCGTCGGTGTCGAAGGTGCCGTCCTCGCGTTTGGCGAAGTGGTAGGCGTGCATGCCGCACTCGCGGGCGCCCTCCACGTTGGCGATCGAGTCGTCGAAGAGGATGGCGTCCTCCGGCCGCACCCCGAACCGCCCGAGCGCCCTGGTGTAGATCCGTCGCTCGGGCTTCCGTGCGCCCAGCACAGCTGAGACCA
Coding sequences within:
- the cysK gene encoding cysteine synthase A, which codes for MSGHIYENVTEAVGRTPLVRLNRLTEGVDATILGKLEFYNPAGSVKDRIGVAIVDAAEKAGALTPGGTIVEATSGNTGIALAMVGAARGYKVILAMPETMSKERRVLLRAFGAEIVLTPGPDGMRGAVETAQDIVAKTDNAIWARQFANEANPAIHRATTAEEIWEDTAGEVDIFVAGVGTGGTITGVGQVLKERKPGVKVVAVEPLDSPILNGGKPGPHKIQGMGANFVPEILDTTVYDEVVDVSFDDALDIAKRLASEEGILAGISSGAIIWAALQLAKRPENAGKTIVAIVCDTGERYISTPLWADLLD
- the epsC gene encoding serine O-acetyltransferase EpsC, with translation MPIFRAREDIRNARRHDPAARNGFEVATAYSGLHAVWSYRVAHRLWRSGLRTPARLLSQFTRFLTGIEIHPGARIGRRFFIDHGMGVVIGETTWIGDDVMLYHGVTLGGRGSGHGKRHPTVEDGVIVGAGAKVLGAITIGARSVIGANAVVTRDAPADSLLVGVPAHPRPRSGHEQIAGDDWIDPAIYI
- a CDS encoding TetR/AcrR family transcriptional regulator, with translation MADDVEDVLPRAVALSWGVAEHPQRGPKRELSIERIIDTAIEIADADGLGAVSMSRIAGDLGFTTMSLYRYVTSKDDVLALMQDAVCAIPIPPDDELARRGDTVSQEGSRTDGSDHDWRAGLRRWAMASIEVIQAHPWFPDIPISGIPLMPNNLAVLDWGLREMRGLPLTDAEKMSTALLLSSYARAVAIVERDVSRSRSADAPPARGEAFTAALAELVTPERFPDLAPLVSSGAYADSDGADDQDDFAFGLERILDGIETYVAARRSGEPVTPYEERPEPIPRDKAVREAAKARREAESRLREARKHEREAIARARERAAR
- a CDS encoding ATP-binding cassette domain-containing protein, translating into MNGTAIEVIGLRKSFGEQTVLDGIDLRVRSGSVFALLGPNGAGKTTLITILSTLVRPGAGSVTVAGHDVAAEPEEVRRAISVTGQSAAVDGVLTGEENLRMMARLSGFTASESRRRASELIDAFDLASAARKRVKTYSGGMRRRLDLALSLVATPPVIFLDEPTTGLDTRSRQALWDIIQDLARRGTTILLTTQYLEEADQLADRIAVLDHGTIVAEGTATELKARVGGEVVELRDAHGEIVREVPTDGSVEALRDAIDTLDALRVPGASIGIRKPSLDDAFLALTGQSAQNVPQKTSTEKEVVR
- a CDS encoding ABC transporter permease, coding for MTALTVPVRPARRVSRLTSTLVFVGRSVRHSLRDVDALTMAIALPVILMLLFTFVFGGAIDRSGDYVQYVVPGIILLCAGFGASSTAVDVANDMSDGIVDRFRTMPLRSRGVVTGHVVASLLRNLVATGVVIGVALLLGFRPTADVAQWIGALAIVALFILAITWLFAAIGLAAKSPTAASGYGFAVLFLPYLSSAFVPTDTMPDWLRWVAENQPITPIIETIRALLFGRDPGSDLWWALGWCALIVAAAYVWAAWLFRRSAGRR